The genomic segment GATGCCGGTCAAGATCATAGACCACGTATACGCCCAGTACCTCCTCACCAAGCTGAGAGACCGCCGCACGGGCAGTATCGAGTTCCGGAAGGGCCTTGTGCGGCTTGGGAGGATTATTGGGTACGAGCTGGCTAAGACCTTCCCCACTCGCTACGTAGAGGTGGAGACGCCGCTGGGGAGGGCCACGGGGATTGACATAATTGGGCTGGACAGGGTGGTGATTATCCAGGTGCTACGCGCAGCGATGCCCCTAGTGGAGGGTCTTATAAAGGCCTTCCCCCAGGCGCGGCTGGGGGTGGTGGCGGCGAGGAGGAGGGAGGAGGGGGGCGTGGTGGATGTTGAGGTGTTTTACTCCAAGATACCGGCCGTAGAGGCAGGCGACACGGTGATTGTGGCCGACCCCATGCTGGCGACTGGGGTCACCATGAGCAGGGTGATTGAGGAGGTGTATAAGGCGGGGGCGCCGGGGAGGCTCGTGGCGGTTTCCGTCATAGCGACGCCTGCGGGCATAGAGAGGGTGCTGTCTCGATGGCCCCAGGCCGAGATATACACAGTGGCGGTGGACCCCGAGCTTAACGACAGGGCGTTTATAGTCCCCGGCCTCGGGGACGCGGGGGACAGGGCGTTTGCTACTTAGGCAGAAGCCAGATGGCTACGTACGCCCAGTACCCCGCCGCTAGGTACACCACGTAGGGGAGGCCGTACTTCGCCTTGATCCACCTATCTCTAAGCTCTAGCCTGGAGGGGTCGTATCTCTCCATGTCTCTTACGTCGCCGACTACATATTTGAGGGGGCTTCTTCTAAACTCCTCTATGGATACGCAGATGTGGGTGAGCCTCTCTGCCAGCGTCATCTCGCAGGGCCTCTTCCTGTTTTTTAGGTAGAGGTAGGCGACGTGCGCCGGGAGGAGGGCGGAGCCGGCCATCACGGCGACGAAGGGCGTCGGGAGGAAGGGGAGTGGGGGCGGCGCGGCTCCGATCAGCGCCATTGATATCGAGTCTGCGTATCCCGACCCCAGAAGCCGCATAAGGAGGGCCAGGGCCGCGGCTACGCCAAGGGAGAAGAGGTAGAGGGGCGAGCCCCAGTTCAGCGCTACCAGCAGAGCCGCGGGCAGGGCCCCTGCGGCGAATATACGCGCATCTATCTCCCTGCCCTTAAGGTCCTGCACCGCCGCGGCTGTCAGGACGGCGCCGATGGCGGCTACGCCCAGCGCCTCTATCATTGCAGGCGTCTTTTGAGGGCGTCTATCCGCGGGGTTGCCAGTGGGTTTATGCCTCTGGCCTCTGCCAGCTTTATGGAGGCTATCCCCACGTCTCTTAGGAAGGACAGCACGCCTCTGAGGTGCATCTCCACTGCGTACAGAGTCCCGCCTATAATCTCGACGGTGGCCTTTACTCTGTCTTGGTGTTCCTTGGGTATGTGGGGGCTTGTAAGCGCCACCACCGGCCTCTCCGAGCCCTCTATCCAGTTGTGGTGGGCCTCTGGGAGTATCTCGACTGAGGGCTCGATTTTCGCGTTCTCATTGAACTCGTTTTTTACCCGGTAGGCGACGCCTCTCATGCTTTCCGGCGCCACGATAGTCGGCCTTTTCTGGAACGTCTCGACGAGGCTGAGGATGAGGGGGTCGCTGGGGGGTTCGAGAGACTCCGGCATCTCCACTTCTACCCCGTAGATTTTTTTAACTATGTGAAGAGCCGCCGTGAGGAGCTGGGGGAGGGCGGCGCGGGGGGCGCTTGCCTTTGGGACGATTACCGTGGGGATCCCCATCTGGGCTAGCCTGCCTCCTGTGGTGACCGCGATGGTGGGTATCCTCTTCTTTTTGGCCTGCTCTACCGTGTAGAGGGTTTCTATGGTGTTTCCTGAGTAGGAGACGGCTATTAGCAACCCGTCGCGTGTCTTGAGGAAGTAGTCCTTCACGGGGATTACCTCTATGTCCCAGTTCCAGACGGTGGAGAGGTCTCTCACTAGGTCCGCTACCACGCCGGAGCCTCCCATGCCGCTTATATAGAGCCTGGGGGACGGCTCTATCTTCACCACTTCGCCGTCTATCGAGTAGGTGGTTGGTATGTCGACGCTCCGCAGTATGTAGCGTTCCCAGTTTGTGTAGTCCTCCAGCATTCTGGCCGCCACGGGTTGTTGTGTGTTGTTTCTTAAATAGCTTTTATTGTGTATAATCTACGTGCCGCGTTTTGTCGTGGTTGTCAACGGCGTGGAGGTTGCTAGGGAGTGGCCGTGGGAGCGTATATACGCAACTAAGGAGGAGTTGAAGAGGCTGGGTTTCCGCTGGGACGGCGCCGGGTGGCGTATAAAGACTAGGGATGTCTCCATCTTGACGAGGCTGAGGCAACTATTGGAGCTCAGCCACGAGGAGTACCTCTCCCTCCTCTCCTCTATTAGCCACGACTCGTCGGGGGGCTCCATAGTCGTGGTGGGCCGGCTTCCAGAGGAGCTGAAGCCCCACGTGGTGGCTGGGGAGGGGGGTGCCCACGTCGTGTCTCTCAGCGGCTTCTTGAGGCGGTTTGTGGCTGAGGACAAATCAGTGGCCTCTGCGGCGACGTTTGAGGAGTTTGTGGACATGGGGGTGGAGAGGCTGAGGAAGTTGCTCGCTGGTGTGGAGGTTTGGGGGGACTTGGAGGGGGCGTTGAGGAGCGCGCGTGAGTTTGTGCTGGCTTCTGAGAGGCTGAGGGCTGTGTTTGAGAGGAGGCGTAGCTGGCGGGCGGCGGCTGTGGGGCCCGGCTGGGCGAGGCTTAACTTCCTGGCGTCGGGCCTCTTGAAGAGGCTGTCGGAGTTTAGGCTCGCCTACAACGTGGTTAATAGAGAGGGGGAGCTGGTGGAGCGGAGTATTAAGCTTGTAAAAGTGGAGCAGAGCGGCGGGGCCTACCTGGTTAAGTTCCCCGTCTTTGTGCGGGATAGGGTTGTGAAGGTTTTGAAGGAGCTGGGTTACGTCGTTGAGCTGGAGGAGGCGGCGTACCCCCGTGTTGAGTACAGGGGCGGCTTCTCTCTTTTTCCGTTTCAGAGGGAGGCTGTGGATAACTGGGCTTCCCACGGGATGAGGGGGACTGTGATTATCCCTACTGGAGGCGGCAAGACTTTTGTAGGTCTCGAGGCTATGCGTAGGGCTGGGACGTCGGCGCTGGTTCTCGTCGTGACTAAGGAGCTGGCGGCTCAGTGGGTTGAACGCATTAGGAAGTATCTGGGGGTCTCCCCGGGGGTGCTCGGCGGGGGGTCTAGGGAGGTGAGGGACGTGACTGTGGCTATTTACAACTCCGCGGTGAAGTACATAGACGAGCTGGTGGGGAGGTTTGGCCTCGTGGTTTTTGACGAGGCGCACCACGTGCCTGCGGAGACTTTTAAAGAGGTGGCTCTGAGCCTCGACTCGCCGCTCCGCCTCGCGCTGTCGGCGACTCCCGAGAGGGAGGATAAAAACGAGCACTTGATATACGAGGCTGTGGGGCCCCCCGTGTACAGGGCCTCCTACAGATCTATGGTAGAGGCGGGGCTCGTAGTGCCGGTGGAGCACTACCGGGTGTATGTACGTATGTCTAGGGAGGAGGAGAGGAGCTACGCCTCGTTGCCCAGCGACAACGCCATTGTGTTGAGGAACGCGGCGGCTAAGGCCGGGGCGAAGATCCCCGTCGCCGTGCGCATAGTGGCTCGGGAGGTGGCGCTGGGCTCTAAGGTGCTGGTATTTACGCAGTTCATCGACCAGGCGGAGGAGCTGTACAGGAGGCTGAGGGAGGCCGGCGTCGCCGCCGAGCTAATCACCTCGGAGGAGGGCAACAGAGAGGCCGCCTTTAGGCGTTTTAGCGCCGGCGTGAGTAAGGTGGTGGTTACTACCACTGTTTTAGACGAGGGGGTAGACGTCCCGGATGCCGAGGTGGCGGTGGTGGTGAGCGGCACCGGCTCTAGGAGGCAGATGATTCAGCGGGTGGGGCGGGTGGTGAGGGCCACGTCTGGGAAGAGGGCGGCGAGGGTCTACGAACTGGTGGCGCGGGGCACGATTGAGGAGGCTCTCTCCGAGGCGAGGCACTTCGACGAGGTGGTGGAGGAGGCGGTGTGCAGGAGGGTTACCGAGGCGGATCTGGAGTCTCTGCTGGGGAGGGCGGCGCCGTTGACCAGCTGGATGAAGAGGGGCTAGTGGATAAGTCCCTTGGCGTACGTCTCGTACTTCCTCCGCAACTCTTCGGAATCCTGATCCTCTGGGAGTAGGAGGACGAACTCGGCGTCTCCCTCCGCGTATCTGTAGCTCTTCCAGTACCTGAACCTCAGCTCCTTGGGTAGGTAGATCATGGCTAGTTTTCTGTCGCCAAAGGCGTGCCTCAGCTTGCAGTTGCAACCGTCCACCGGCTGGTCGGTGAGTATGTAGTAGCCGGAGTCGCAGTCGCAGAGCCAGTACTCCCTGTTCTTGACGTGGGTGAAGATAAAGGCGTCTACTCTGTCCTGGACCCTCCTGTATATGGGCTCTATCACCCCCTCTATGTAGAGGACGGGCTCTGCGGTGAAGTGAATCGGCGCTACGGCTACGTAGCCTGAGGCGAGGCGCCAGTAGTACCTCCTGTTTTTCTTATAAGGCTCCACTACCCCCTCGAAGTACAGCTTGTTCAGCGCCTTCAACACCCTGTGCCGCGGCTGTTTCAGATACTGCACAAGCTCCGACGTAGAGAGCTCGCCGCGCTCTCTCAACAACTTCAAAATCTCTTCTCTAATGTCCATATACACTACATGTATCTTACTATTTAAACTTTTAGCGTTTTTATCCGCCAGGTATATTACCACGGTCCTACCTTGCAGAGGGCTACCGCCATTTAAGCCCCGGGTTTCAAAACTACGTGGTAATAACAATGCAGCGTTCCATCACCTTCCCGCCTATTAGACTCCGGAGGATAGACGAGTACGTGGCCTACGTCGCTAAACACACGCCGACGCTGGACGAGCTGAGGGAGGTCGGCCTCGAAATTGGGAGGGGGAGGGGGGACATCACCCGCTTCCTTGAGCGTATTAAGGTGGTGGAGGTGTCAAGCGGCAGGGCGGCGTTGACGGCGCTAGGCCGGCAGTTGGTTTCTCTGAGAGAGATTCTGGGCGTGGCCGTCTACCACGCCCTCTTTTTCCAACGCGTCCCCCAGTACCGACTGCTGGTGGAGGCCC from the Pyrobaculum sp. 3827-6 genome contains:
- the upp gene encoding uracil phosphoribosyltransferase is translated as MPVKIIDHVYAQYLLTKLRDRRTGSIEFRKGLVRLGRIIGYELAKTFPTRYVEVETPLGRATGIDIIGLDRVVIIQVLRAAMPLVEGLIKAFPQARLGVVAARRREEGGVVDVEVFYSKIPAVEAGDTVIVADPMLATGVTMSRVIEEVYKAGAPGRLVAVSVIATPAGIERVLSRWPQAEIYTVAVDPELNDRAFIVPGLGDAGDRAFAT
- a CDS encoding prepilin peptidase; translated protein: MIEALGVAAIGAVLTAAAVQDLKGREIDARIFAAGALPAALLVALNWGSPLYLFSLGVAAALALLMRLLGSGYADSISMALIGAAPPPLPFLPTPFVAVMAGSALLPAHVAYLYLKNRKRPCEMTLAERLTHICVSIEEFRRSPLKYVVGDVRDMERYDPSRLELRDRWIKAKYGLPYVVYLAAGYWAYVAIWLLPK
- a CDS encoding bifunctional phosphoglucose/phosphomannose isomerase, with the protein product MLEDYTNWERYILRSVDIPTTYSIDGEVVKIEPSPRLYISGMGGSGVVADLVRDLSTVWNWDIEVIPVKDYFLKTRDGLLIAVSYSGNTIETLYTVEQAKKKRIPTIAVTTGGRLAQMGIPTVIVPKASAPRAALPQLLTAALHIVKKIYGVEVEMPESLEPPSDPLILSLVETFQKRPTIVAPESMRGVAYRVKNEFNENAKIEPSVEILPEAHHNWIEGSERPVVALTSPHIPKEHQDRVKATVEIIGGTLYAVEMHLRGVLSFLRDVGIASIKLAEARGINPLATPRIDALKRRLQ
- a CDS encoding DEAD/DEAH box helicase gives rise to the protein MPRFVVVVNGVEVAREWPWERIYATKEELKRLGFRWDGAGWRIKTRDVSILTRLRQLLELSHEEYLSLLSSISHDSSGGSIVVVGRLPEELKPHVVAGEGGAHVVSLSGFLRRFVAEDKSVASAATFEEFVDMGVERLRKLLAGVEVWGDLEGALRSAREFVLASERLRAVFERRRSWRAAAVGPGWARLNFLASGLLKRLSEFRLAYNVVNREGELVERSIKLVKVEQSGGAYLVKFPVFVRDRVVKVLKELGYVVELEEAAYPRVEYRGGFSLFPFQREAVDNWASHGMRGTVIIPTGGGKTFVGLEAMRRAGTSALVLVVTKELAAQWVERIRKYLGVSPGVLGGGSREVRDVTVAIYNSAVKYIDELVGRFGLVVFDEAHHVPAETFKEVALSLDSPLRLALSATPEREDKNEHLIYEAVGPPVYRASYRSMVEAGLVVPVEHYRVYVRMSREEERSYASLPSDNAIVLRNAAAKAGAKIPVAVRIVAREVALGSKVLVFTQFIDQAEELYRRLREAGVAAELITSEEGNREAAFRRFSAGVSKVVVTTTVLDEGVDVPDAEVAVVVSGTGSRRQMIQRVGRVVRATSGKRAARVYELVARGTIEEALSEARHFDEVVEEAVCRRVTEADLESLLGRAAPLTSWMKRG
- a CDS encoding winged helix-turn-helix domain-containing protein, translating into MDIREEILKLLRERGELSTSELVQYLKQPRHRVLKALNKLYFEGVVEPYKKNRRYYWRLASGYVAVAPIHFTAEPVLYIEGVIEPIYRRVQDRVDAFIFTHVKNREYWLCDCDSGYYILTDQPVDGCNCKLRHAFGDRKLAMIYLPKELRFRYWKSYRYAEGDAEFVLLLPEDQDSEELRRKYETYAKGLIH